Sequence from the Candidatus Dormiibacterota bacterium genome:
TCGACTGGGAGGTGATCGGCGCCCGGTTCCGGGACGCCGTGGTCGCGGTGCTTGCGTAGACTCCGGCCTCGATGGGTGCCGCCGAGCTCGCCGACCGCCTCCGTGCCGTCATCCGCGACGTCCCGGACTTCCCCCGCGAGGGGGTCGTCTTCAAGGACGTCACCACCCTGCTCGGCGACGCCGCCGCGTTCCGCGCGGCCATCGACGGGCTGGTGGAGGCGCACGCCGGCCAGTCGATCGACCTGGTGGTCGGGGTCGAGTCGCGAGGCTTCATCCTCGGCGGTGCGGTCGCCTACCAGCTCGGCGCCGGTTTCGTCCCGGTGCGCAAGCCGGGGAAGCTGCCCTCCGAGCGGATCAGCGTCAGCTACACCCTCGAGTACGGCGAGAGCGTGCTCGAGATCCACACCGACGCCATCCGGCCCGGACAGCGGGTGCTGGTGGTCGACGACCTGCTCGCCACCGGCGGCACCGCTGCGGCCACGGTGGAGCTGGTCGAGCGGCTCGGCGGCGTCATCGTCGGGGTTGCCTTCCTCATCGAGCTGGGGTTCCTCGACGGCGCGCGCGCCCTCGGTGACCTGCCCCGGGTGGCGCTGGTGCGCTTCTAGTCGCGCGTGAAGTTCTTCAGGAGGATCCGATGACCACCATGGCCCACGACGTCGCCGATCTGGCACTGGCGCAGGAGGGCCAGCGGCTCATCGACTGGGCTGCCAAGGAGATGCCGGTGCTCGCGCTCATCCGCGAGCGCTTCGCGGTCGAGCGTCCCCTCGACGGCCTCCGCATCGCCGGCTGCCTGCACATCACCACCGAGACCGCCAACCTCGCCATCACCCTCAAGGCCGGTGGCGCCGAGGTGCGGCTCTGCGCCAGCAACCCGCTGTCCACCCAGGACCCGGTGGCGGCGGCGCTGGTGGCGATGCACGACATCCCCACCTTCGCGGTCAAGGGCGAGGACTCGGCGCGCTACTACGACCACATCCGCGCCGTGCTCGAGCTCGAGCCCCACCTCACCATGGACGACGGCGCCGACCTGGTCAGCCAGCTCCACAAGGACCGGGAGGACCTTCTCCCCGGGGTCCTCGCCGGCACCGAGGAGACCACCACCGGGGTGATCCGCCTCCGCGCCATGGCCAAGGCGGGGGCGCTGCGCTTCCCGATCGTGGCGGTCAACGAGGCCGACACCAAGCACATGTTCGACAACCGCTACGGCACCGGACAGAGCACCCTCGACGGCATCATCCGGGCCACCAACCTGCTGCTCGCCGGCAAGACCTTCGTGATCTGCGGCTACGGGTGGTGCGGGCGCGGGCTGGCGATGCGGGCCTCCGGACACGGCGCCCACGTGATCGTCACCGAGGTGAACCCGCTGCGCGCCCTCGAGGCGGTGATGGACGGCTACCGGGTGATGACCCTGGAGCAGGCGGCCCCCACCGCCGACCTGATCGTGACCGTCACCGGGGACCTCAACGTGGTCGACCGCCGCCACCTCGAGGTGATGAAGGACGGGGCGATCATCGCCAACAGCGGCCACTTCAACGACGAGATCAACCTCGCGGCGCTCGACGACATGTCGACCGCGGTGACCCATCCCCGGCCGTTCGTCGCCGCCCACCGGCTCGGCGACGGCCGGGTGCTGCACGTGCTCGCCGAGGGCCGGCTGGTCAACCTGTCCGCCGCCGAGGGGCACCCCGCGGCGGTGATGGACATGTCCTTCGCCAACCAGGCCCTCTGCGCCGAGTTCGTGGCCCGCAACCACGCCTCGCTGGTTCCGGACGTGTACGACGTGCCCGACGACATCGATCGCGAGATCGCCCGCCTCAAGCTGAGGAGCATGGGCGTGACCATCGACACCCTGACCCCCGAGCAGGAGCGCTACCTGGCGAGCTGGGAGTCCGGCACCACCTGAGGTCGCGACGCCTGGGGCACGACCGGGAACCGGAACCAGCCGGCCGCTGGTGTGGTCGTGTCCCAGGGGGCGATCCGCACCACCGGCGGGGTCGCGTGGAGGAGGGCGCAGTCCGCGGGGCTCAGCACCAGCCGGGACGGCGAGCGCGACTGCAGGACGATGGCCAGTGAGGGCGTCGCCCACATCCCGGTGGCGGTCCCGTACCTCTCGACCAGCTCGGGGGGGACGCAGGTGGTGCTCTGCGCCGACAGGCGGCCGCGGAGGTCGTCGACCTGCCCCCGCCAGCCCAGGCTGAGGCTGATCACCACCACGGCGAAGCCGACGCCGGCCCCCGCCGTCAGCCAGGACCGCAGCGGGCGATCCGGCCGGGTGCGGGCGGGTGCCGCGTCGAGGGCCGCCATCAGCAGCAGCGGGCACTCGAACAGCATGGCGAGGTCGCGGTAGTCCAGCATCCCCGCCCAGCCGGTGGGCGACTGCGCCCAGGTGAGCAGGACCACGCCGGCCACGGTGACGCCGGCGATCTGCAGGCCCGCGATCACCAGCCGCCGGCGCGGGGTGCGGGTGAGCCCGGGCCACCACCGGCTCGCCAGCAGCGTGGCGCCGGCCAACCAGGTGGCGACCACCGCGATGAACGGACGCCACGCCGCCGACGACCGGAAGACCGTGCTCAGCACCTCGACGCTGACGGTGTGCGCGGATCCCGCGTAGTCGATGGGGAGGGCGCGATACCGGAGCGGGATGAGGACGAGCAGACCGGCGCCGAAGGCGAGCAGGCGGAGCCGGTTCCGGGGGTTGCGCAGAGCTCGGGCCAGGGCGACCAGCCCGACGAGGGCGAACGCCGCGGCCGACAGCGCCGACTCGTAGAAGGCGAAGGCTGCGGCCCCGGCCCCGACGACCGCCGCGACGGTCTCGAGGTCCAGCAGCACCGCGACCAGCAGCGGCCAGCTCACCAGGGCGACGATCATGCTCTCGCTCACCTGGAAGAGCGCCCCGGGGAGGGCGACCAGCCCCAGGCCGAGCGCCACCCAGACCATCAGGTCGGGGGCGCGGCGGCGCACCAGCAGCCAGCAGAGCAGCGCGACCACCACCGGCACCGCGGCGTAGGCGACGCAGAACGCCAGGCGCAGCCAGCGCAGGTCGTCGGTGACGTGGGCGAGAGCCAGCACCGGGAACTGGACGAGGCGGGCGGCGTGGCGGTCGTAGGGCGTGAAGGGCTGCCGCCACTGGAGGATGTTGTAGAGGTAGTAGCCGCCGTCGTAGGACAGCGCGGCTCCGGCCCGCGCCGAGAACGCCGCCGCGAGCGCGGTGCAGACGACGAAGACGCCACCGCCGGCGCGGATCCGGCGCGACCGGCGAACACCCTCCATCGCGGGGGAATCCTAGCCTCCGGGCGGCGCGTCGATGGCCAGCCAGAGGGCGACCTCGCCGCCGACCTGCGGCGGCCGGCCGAGCAGCGAGGTCATCACCGCGGTCATCAGGTCGCCGTGGCTCATCGGCCCGACCACGACGTCGCGAACCCCCCAGGCGCGCAGCTCGGCGGCCACCCGCCGGCGCAGGTCGGGGTCGAGCGGCGGGGCGCTGCCCTCCGCCCAGATCCGTTCCATCAGCGCGGAGGTCGTCGAGGGCGCCGGGCCGTAGAGGCGGGTGCGGCCCGGTCCCGGGCCCTGGTAGTAGCCCTCGGGCATCCGGAAGCGCATGTCGCCGAGGGCCTGCCAGACCATCGCCTCGGTGGGCACCGCCCGCCGTGAGAAGGGCGCGACCAGCACCACGTCGCCCTCGGGGATCCGGCGCACCCCCGCGCCGGTGAAGAAGGCCGGCGTCGACACCGTCGCGCTGGGGAAGGGGGTGCTCGGCAGCAGGGTGACGGCCACCGCGGTCAGCAGCGCCGCCGCCGCGAGGGTGGGGCGCGCCGGCCCGCGCAGCCGCAGGTCGGAGAGGAAGACGGCGAGCAGCACCGCGGCGGCGAGGAAGGCGTAGAGCATGATCCGGCCGGGCAGGAGGTTCTCGAGGACCGGCAGGTGGGCGAGGACGAGCCCGGGCAGGGGCAGATGGGTGTGGTGCCCGCCGAT
This genomic interval carries:
- a CDS encoding adenine phosphoribosyltransferase, whose protein sequence is MGAAELADRLRAVIRDVPDFPREGVVFKDVTTLLGDAAAFRAAIDGLVEAHAGQSIDLVVGVESRGFILGGAVAYQLGAGFVPVRKPGKLPSERISVSYTLEYGESVLEIHTDAIRPGQRVLVVDDLLATGGTAAATVELVERLGGVIVGVAFLIELGFLDGARALGDLPRVALVRF
- the ahcY gene encoding adenosylhomocysteinase, which encodes MAHDVADLALAQEGQRLIDWAAKEMPVLALIRERFAVERPLDGLRIAGCLHITTETANLAITLKAGGAEVRLCASNPLSTQDPVAAALVAMHDIPTFAVKGEDSARYYDHIRAVLELEPHLTMDDGADLVSQLHKDREDLLPGVLAGTEETTTGVIRLRAMAKAGALRFPIVAVNEADTKHMFDNRYGTGQSTLDGIIRATNLLLAGKTFVICGYGWCGRGLAMRASGHGAHVIVTEVNPLRALEAVMDGYRVMTLEQAAPTADLIVTVTGDLNVVDRRHLEVMKDGAIIANSGHFNDEINLAALDDMSTAVTHPRPFVAAHRLGDGRVLHVLAEGRLVNLSAAEGHPAAVMDMSFANQALCAEFVARNHASLVPDVYDVPDDIDREIARLKLRSMGVTIDTLTPEQERYLASWESGTT